A stretch of Falco rusticolus isolate bFalRus1 chromosome 2, bFalRus1.pri, whole genome shotgun sequence DNA encodes these proteins:
- the NHS gene encoding Nance-Horan syndrome protein isoform X4, with protein sequence MEKGREIRQKKSHPPEDEDTDVMLGQRPKNPIHNIPSTLDKQTNWSKALPLPTPEEKMKQDAQVISSCIIPINVTGVGFDREASIRCSLVHSQSVLQRRRKLRRRKTISGIPRRVQQEIDSDESPVARERNVIVHANPDFSGSGSRRSGTRDSECQTEEILIAAPSRRRIRAQRGQSVVASLSHSAGNILVLADNGDAVFAAAVSNRIRSRSLPREGARASEGHQDATAKSAGYEAECFLAGQERIPKKGKEVLNKQGSQERQPIGLTCPQHLHSPEHSIGERGRSRLSRMTDSGSCEISSNSDTFGSPIHSISTAGVLLSSHMDQKDDHQSSSGNWSGSSSTCPSQTSETIPPAASPPLTGSSHCDSELSLNTAPNANEDSSVFITEQFGDHVDKVRGHRASSFTSTVADLLDDPNNSNTSDSEWNYLHHHHDASCRQDFSPERPKADSLGCPSFTSMTTYDSFLEKTPSDKADTSSHFSVDTEGYYTSMHFDCGLKGNKSYICNYAAPGSESGQTGSVTSSLADCAWQECVSHRRQGRQSISLKKPKAKPAPPKRSSSLRKSEGSTDLPDKKEPKIGGGQHVSHTAREMKLPLEFSNTPSRVEGTNLPAKQELPWANQGDSGLKDTPFDTTDIPSFKDEGAEQPHYADLWLLNDLKSSDPYRSLSNSSTATGTTVIECIKSPESSESQTSQSGSRATTPSLPSVDNEFKLASPEKLAGLASPSSGYSSQSETPTSSFPTAFFSGPLSPGGSKRKPKVPERKSSLQQPLSKDSTALLSKDLELPIIPPTHLDLSALHNVLSKPFAHRHQLHTFSHSKQSAVGEALHPSPPSALAITPSVLKSVHLRAVNKPEGGKQKGSTPDLLCIQETALMATDISPGKTTRPLLAKKPVSRQYSTEDTVMLYIDTSPAEVRPGKPPLEKSASFSGQNSCEQEAVTSASVGLIELKPGKDQTHPATECSPESPPNQVCAVSVDGFQKGLAVLGGDDEAKKPGQGAEAEHDLQQAQGQRELSMGSEGRLEPGPAGQSPAQAEGTAIGDQLQHQPDVSHHVPGNIGYEAEMAAENSLSEVSCKQENDIVSGIPTKSASDDGRAEETVGSADEPSLKESSPSDESIMSPLSEESQADAEDVFVSPNKPRTTEDLFAVIHRSKRKVLGRKDSGDLSVRNRLRASSGTSSQPPTSSTLPVSNVPPASSVGTPISSQRSPGLIYRNAKKSNTSNEEFKLLLLKKGSRSDSSYRMSATEILKSPILPKSPGELMADAPQSLEESPPAPSPDALSSLSPCSPRVNVEGFSSKSFPMSASSRVGRSRAPPAASSSRYSVRCRLYNTPMQAISEGETENSDGSPHDDRSSQSST encoded by the exons AtggaaaaagggagggaaatTAGGCAGAAAAAG TCCCATCCACCAGAGGACGAAGATACAGATGTCATGTTAGGGCAGAGGCCGAAAAATCCAATACATAATATCCCTTCTACACTGGATAAACAAACCAATTGGAGTAAAGCACTACCTCTCCCAACTccagaggagaaaatgaaacaagatgCCCAAGTGATTTCTTCTTGCATTATCCCCATCAATGTCACTG GAGTTGGTTTTGACAGAGAGGCTAGTATACGCTGCTCTCTTGTTCATTCACAATCTGTACTACAGCGGAGACGAAAgttgaggaggaggaaaaccatCTCTGGCATCCCCAGAAGAGTGCAACAAGAAATAG ATTCAGACGAGTCACCGGTGGCGAGAGAGCGCAATGTGATTGTGCATGCAAACCCTGACTTCTCCGGCTCCGGCAGCAGGAGGTCGGGGACCCGGGACTCAGAGTGCCAGACGGAAGAAATCCTGATAGCTGCTCCCTCCCGGCGGCGGATCCGTGCCCAGAGGGGGCAGAGTGTCGTTGCCTCCCTCTCCCACTCTGCCGGTAACATCTTGGTATTGGCGGACAATGGGGATGCTGTCTTTGCTGCCGCTGTAAGCAACCGCATCCGCTCACGGAGCCTTCCTCGCGAGGGTGCCCGGGCCAGTGAGGGCCATCAGGATGCCACAGCCAAAAGTGCAGGGTACGAAGCAGAGTGCTTCCTAGCTGGCCAGGAGAGGATCCcaaaaaaggggaaggaggtCTTGAACAAGCAGGGTTCACAAGAGCGCCAGCCCATCGGTTTAACTTGTCCTCAGCACCTGCACAGCCCTGAACACAGCATCGGTGAGAGGGGGAGATCGCGGCTGTCAAGGATGACCGACTCGGGCAGCTGCGAGATTTCATCCAACTCGGACACCTTTGGGAGCCCCATTCACTCTATCTCCACAGCAGGAGTCCTGCTCAGCAGCCACATGGACCAGAAAGATGACCACCAGTCCTCCAGTGGCAACTGGAGTGGGAGCAGCTCCACATGTCCCTCCCAGACATCCGAAACcattcctcctgctgcctctcctccaCTGACGGGCTCTTCACACTGTGACTCTGAGCTGTCACTCAACACTGCTCCCAATGCCAACGAGGACTCCAGCGTCTTCATCACAGAGCAGTTTGGTGACCACGTGGACAAGGTTAGGGGCCACAGGGCGAGCTCTTTCACCTCCACCGTGGCAGATTTACTGGATGACCCCAACAACAGCAACACGAGCGACAGTGAGTGGAACTACCTGCACCATCACCACGACGCCTCCTGTCGCCAGGACTTCAGCCCCGAGCGCCCGAAGGCAGACAGCCTGGGATGCCCCAGCTTCACCAGCATGACCACCTATGACAGCTTCCTTGAAAAGACCCCCTCTGACAAGGCAGACACTAGCTCACACTTTTCTGTGGACACCGAAGGATACTATACCTCCATGCACTTTGACTGCGGTCTCAAGGGTAATAAAAGCTATATTTGCAACTATGCAGCCCCGGGCTCTGAGAGCGGCCAGACCGGGAGCGTGACCTCCAGCCTGGCCGATTGTGCCTGGCAGGAGTGTGTGAGCCACAGGAGGCAGGGACGGCAGAGCATCTCGCTGAAGAAACCAAAGGCAAAGCCAGCCCCACCAAAACGCAGCTCGTCTTTGAGGAAATCGGAGGGCAGTACCGACCTTCCTGACAAGAAAGAACCAAAGATCGGTGGTGGGCAGCACGTCTCTCACACTGCCAGGGAGATGAAGCTGCCCCTTGAGTTTTCAAACACACCTTCCCGAGTGGAAGGCACCAACCTGCCAGCCAAGCAGGAGCTCCCCTGGGCAAACCAGGGCGACAGCGGGTTGAAGGACACTCCATTCGACACCACCGATATCCCCTCATTTAAAGACGAAGGTGCTGAACAACCTCACTATGCAGACCTCTGGCTTCTGAACGACTTGAAATCCAGCGATCCTTACAGGTCCTTGTCCAATTCGAGCACTGCTACGGGTACTACAGTCATAGAGTGCATCAAGTCACCGGAGAGCTCTGAATCCCAGACATCCCAGTCCGGGTCACGAGCCAccaccccatccctcccctcTGTCGATAACGAGTTTAAGCTGGCCTCCCCTGAGAAACTGGCAGGGTTAGCCTCACCCTCCAGCGGGTACTCCAGCCAGTCGGAGACACCCACCTCTTCTTTTCCAACTGCTTTCTTTTCGGGACCCTTGTCTCCAGGGGGGAGCAAAAGGAAGCCGAAAGTACCAGAGAGGAAGTCATCGCTGCAGCAGCCGCTCTCGAAAGACAGCACCGCCTTGCTGAGCAAAGACCTCGAACTTCCGATTATACCTCCTACTCACCTCGACCTAAGTGCTCTTCACAATGTCTTGAGCAAGCCCTTCGCTCACAGGCACCAGCTGCATACCTTCAGCCACAGCAAGCAGAGCGCGGTCGGGGAagccctgcatcccagccctccctccgCCCTCGCCATCACGCCCTCCGTTCTCAAGTCTGTCCACCTCCGGGCAGTCAACAAGCCTGAAGGAGGGAAACAGAAAGGCAGCACCCCAGACCTGCTCTGCATACAGGAGACCGCCCTGATGGCAACTGACATTTCTCCGGGCAAAACGACGAGGCCGCTCTTAGCTAAGAAACCAGTATCACGCCAGTACTCCACAGAGGACACTGTAATGTTGTACATTGACACTTCCCCAGCAGAAGTGCGCCCCGGCAAGCCACCTTTAGAGAAAAGCGCCTCTTTCAGTGGGCAGAATAGCTGCGAGCAAGAAGCTGTAACTTCAGCAAGCGTGGGTCTGATTGAACTCAAACCTGGGAAGGACCAAACACACCCGGCCACCGAGTGCTCGCCGGAAAGCCCTCCGAATCAGGTGTGCGCTGTCTCTGTGGACGGGTTTCAGAAGGGCTTAGCTGTCCTTGGAGGTGATGATGAAGCGAAGAAACCCGGCcagggagcagaagcagagcatGACCTGCAGCAAGCGCAGGGTCAGCGAGAGCTCTCCATGGGCAGTGAGGGGAGGCTGGAACCTGGGCCTGCGGGTCAAAGCCCAGCTCAGGCTGAGGGAACAGCCATCGGCGACCAGCTTCAGCACCAACCTGATGTAAGCCACCATGTGCCTGGGAATATTGGCTACGAAGCAGAGATGGCAGCAGAGAATTCACTCAGTGAAGTGAGCTGCAAGCAGGAAAACGATATCGTATCAGGTATCCCAACCAAAAGTGCCTCTGATGATGGCAGGGCAGAAGAGACGGTGGGCAGCGCCGACGAGCCTTCACTGAAAG agTCTTCTCCAAGTGATGAGTCCATCATGTCTCCGCTGAGTGAGGAGTCGCAGGCTGATGCTGAGGATGTCTTTGTGTCTCCAAACAAACCCCGCACTACCGAGGATCTGTTTGCAGTCATTCACAG ATCAAAAAGGAAAGTTCTTGGGAGAAAGGATTCTGGAGACCTTTCTGTAAGAAACAGATTGAGAGCTTCATCCGGGACTAGCAGCCAgccccccaccagcagcacactGCCTGTCAGCAATGTGCCACCAGCCAGCAGTGTGGGCACTCCCATCAGCAGTCAGAGGTCCCCTGGGCTCATATACAGGAATGCCAAAAAGTCCAACACATCCAATGAGGAGTTTAAACTACTGCTCCTTAAAAAGGGCAGCCGGTCTGATTCTAGCTACAGGATGTCCGCcacagaaattctgaaaagtCCTATCTTGCCTAAGTCTCCCGGAGAGCTGATGGCAGATGCCCCCCAAAGCTTGGAGGAGTCTCCCCCAGCGCCGAGCCCCGATGCATTGTCCTCGCTCTCCCCCTGTTCCCCCAGGGTCAACGTAGAAGGATTCTCCTCCAAGAGCTTTCCCATGTCGGCGTCTTCGAGAGTGGGGCGCTCCCGGGCGCCAccggcagccagcagcagccggTACAGCGTGCGCTGCAGGCTGTACAACACGCCAATGCAGGCCATCTCCGAAGGAGAGACGGAGAACTCGGACGGCAGCCCCCACGATGATCGGTCTTCTCAGAGCTCAACGTAG